The following proteins come from a genomic window of Puntigrus tetrazona isolate hp1 chromosome 15, ASM1883169v1, whole genome shotgun sequence:
- the msantd4 gene encoding LOW QUALITY PROTEIN: myb/SANT-like DNA-binding domain-containing protein 4 (The sequence of the model RefSeq protein was modified relative to this genomic sequence to represent the inferred CDS: inserted 1 base in 1 codon): MDFLQMKHLKRKRKSNYSVKETQTLIREIHKRREILFSRQQNMAINELKRRAWEEVADSVNALGEGELRTAAEVKRRYLDWRALMKRKQLQAELATGLKQEFEASSPDNDASLGGGDQSLDLSGFSKDSSCDWQDLTDLGEPSSHTPGVKMEDDEASSYRLEAEVGEGGEGEEDDEDCFPXILPDMDREGRVSEVFAHIDEFGVLSSTKPASGPAVSRDLGLGVGSVCGMGVAGLGLTGGENTSLLVALERQRLDLEKHRLQVESERLQVEKERLLVEKERLRQGEVERERLQLEKERLQVERERLRLQLQQNTPLQQSPAPSTSVATPTTSSSAPSSSSLDGEKDRKMAWPTAVDLEAEKLKLEKERLLLEKERLQFFKFESGRLQIEKERLQVEKERLQLHKDGQQMALHS, encoded by the exons ATGGACTTCCTGCAGATGAAGCACCTGAAGAGGAAGCGGAAGAGCAACTACAGCGTGAAGGAGACGCAGACTCTGATCCGAGAGATCCACAAGCGGCGCGAGATCCTGTTCTCCCGCCAGCAGAACATGGCCATCAACGAGCTGAAGCGGCGGGCGTGGGAGGAGGTGGCGGACAGCGTGAACGCCCTCGGTGAGGGCGAGCTGCGCACGGCGGCCGAGGTCAAGCGGCGGTACCTGGACTGGCGCGCGCTGATGAAACGGAAGCAGCTCCAGGCCGAGTTGGCGACGGGGTTGAAGCAGGAGTTTGAAGCGTCGTCGCCCGACAACGACGCGTCTCTGGGTGGTGGCGACCAGTCGCTGGACCTCAGCGGCTTTTCCAAAGACTCGTCGTGCGACTGGCAGGACCTGACGGACCTCGGGGAGCCCAGCTCGCACACGCCTGGAGTCAAAATGGAGGACGATGAGGCCAGCAGCTACAGA TTGGAGGCGGAGGTTGGTGAAGGTGGTGAGGGTGAAGAAGACGATGAAGACTGTTTCC CCATCCTCCCTGATATGGACCGCGAGGGCCGGGTTTCTGAGGTCTTCGCTCACATCGACGAATTCGGCGTGCTGAGCTCCACGAAGCCTGCGTCGGGCCCGGCCGTGAGTCGAGACCTGGGGCTCGGAGTCGGGAGCGTGTGCGGGATGGGCGTAGCTGGCCTGGGCCTGACCGGAGGGGAGAACACAAGCCTCCTGGTGGCGCTGGAGAGGCAGAGACTGGACCTGGAGAAGCACCGCTTACAGGTGGAGTCCGAGCGGCTGCAGGTGGAGAAAGAGCGCCTCCTGGTGGAGAAGGAGCGGCTGAGGCAGGGCGAGGTGGAGAGAGAGCGGCTGCAGCTGGAGAAAGAGCGTCTGCAGGTGGAGCGGGAGCGACTGCGACTGCAGCTGCAGCAGAACACGCCCCTCCAGCAGAGCCCCGCCCCCTCTACGTCTGTGGCCACGCCCACCACGTCGTCCTCCGCCCCCTCGTCGTCCTCACTGGACGGGGAGAAGGACAGGAAGATGGCTTGGCCGACGGCGGTGGATCTGGAGGCGGAGAAGCTGAAGCTAGAGAAAGAGCGCCTCCTGCTGGAGAAGGAGAGACTGCAGTTCTTCAAGTTTGAGTCGGGGAGACTGCAGATTGAGAAGGAGCGCCTGCAGGTGGAGAAAGAGAGGCTGCAGCTTCACAAAGATGGACAACAGATGGCGCTGCACTCGTGA